A stretch of Anoplopoma fimbria isolate UVic2021 breed Golden Eagle Sablefish chromosome 4, Afim_UVic_2022, whole genome shotgun sequence DNA encodes these proteins:
- the LOC129089895 gene encoding protocadherin beta-11-like isoform X1: MVLILFCFFTVVAGQIRYSIPEEMKKGSLIGNVAQDLGLDLKRLRSGRARIVTGESIQYTELKTDKGILVVKERIDREQLCGDVTPCSFSFEIILENPMELNHITIEVLDVNDHPPVFKKSDIMLDISESANLGARFVLDSAEDPDVGVNGLQNYVLSPNDNFVLKQHVNPDGSKYAEMMLQKQLDREEVPTLSLKLIAIDGGNPQRSGTVNIDIKVLDVNDNAPVFNQSVYKATVTENAAKGTHIVTVNATDADSGSNGYITYSISNVRSNIADLLSIDQVSGLLSVSGPIDFEKDKKYELRIDAKDEGGLTDSSKVIIEVTDVNDNAPIISVMSFTSPVSEDSPAGTTIGIINVKDLDSGDNGKVNCRIEQNAPFKIKSNLRNYYTLVTDTVLDRETVSEYNITVVATDAGMPPLSTNRTFYLKVSDVNDNAPLFSQSVYDAFIAENNSPGVSILTVRAKDPDENQNARVSYILEDSHLDGYPVSNCVSVNAESGVIHAVRSFDYEQIKQLVFVVKAQDGGSPPLSSNVTVKVMIQDQNDNPPQVLYPVQTGGSLVAEMVPRSADVGYLVTKVVAVDVDSGQNAWLSYRLQKATDRALFEVGLQNGEIRTIRQVTDKDAVKQRLTVIVEDNGQPSRSATVIVNVAVADSFPEVLSEFTDFTQDKEYNDNLTFYLVLALAVVSFLFITCLVVIISVKIYRWRQSRVMYHSNLPVIPYYPPRYSDTLGTGTLQHVYNYEVCRTTDSRKSDCKFGGAGSQNVLIMDPSSTGTMQRIQSERSILDEPDSPLEVRNNPLRVYSFRHVVSNFSSEFRLTPPPPFRTPCPHPSTQSRARALLLLSNQVATLPLPH; this comes from the exons ATGGTTCTCATATTGTTTTGCTTCTTTACCGTCGTAGCAGGGCAGATCCGCTACTCTATAccagaggagatgaagaagggCTCTCTAATCGGTAATGTAGCTCAGGACCTTGGTTTGGATCTGAAAAGGCTCCGTTCTGGTCGGGCCCGTATCGTCACCGGGGAGAGCATCCAGTACACCGAGCTGAAGACAGACAAAGGGATTCTAGTGGTGAAAGAGAGAATAGACCGAGAGCAGCTTTGTGGAGACGTAACGCCGTGTAGTTTCAGCTTTGaaatcattttagaaaatcCTATGGAGCTAAACCACATAACAATCGAAGTGTTAGATGTGAATGATCATCCTCCGGTGTTCAAGAAGTCAGATATTATGTTAGACATTAGCGAGTCGGCTAACCTTGGGGCGCGATTTGTACTGGACAGTGCAGAGGATCCTGACGTTGGTGTCAATGGCCTGCAGAATTATGTTTTATCTCCAAACGACAACTTCGTTTTAAAGCAGCATGTAAATCCGGATGGAAGTAAATATGCTGAGATGATGCTTCAGAAGCAATTAGACAGAGAAGAGGTCCCCACTCTTTCTTTAAAGCTTATTGCAATAGATGGTGGGAATCCACAGAGATCTGGCACCGTAAATATAGACATCAAGGTTTTAGATGTAAATGATAATGCGCCCGTTTTTAACCAGTCAGTATATAAAGCTACGGTGACAGAAAACGCAGCAAAGGGTACTCATATCGTTACTGTTAATGCTACTGATGCAGATAGTGGATCGAATGGTTACATCACATATTCAATTTCAAACGTAAGAAGCAATATAGCTGATTTGTTGTCAATAGATCAGGTATCTGGTCTATTGTCGGTTTCGGGCCCAATAGATTTtgaaaaggataaaaaatatGAACTCAGAATCGATGCAAAAGATGAGGGAGGTTTAACGGATTCAAGCAAAGTCATAATTGAAGTAACGGATGTAAATGACAACGCTCCTATCATAAGCGTTATGTCATTCACTAGTCCTGTGTCAGAAGACTCTCCTGCTGGTACAACTATTGGCATTATAAACGTAAAAGACCTCGATTCAGGTGATAACGGAAAAGTAAACTGTAGAATAGAACAAAATGCACCTTTCAAgattaaatctaatttaagaAATTACTATACTTTGGTAACAGACACTGTATTAGATCGAGAAACTGTTTCTGAATATAACATCACTGTTGTTGCGACGGATGCAGGAATGCCTCCTCTCTCGACGAACAGAACCTTTTATTTAAAGGTCTCTGATGTGAACGATAATGCTCCACTATTTTCACAAAGTGTTTATGATGCgtttattgcagaaaataactCGCCAGGGGTTTCTATTCTTACTGTTAGGGCTAAAGATCCTGATGAAAACCAAAACGCCCGCGTATCTTATATTCTGGAGGATTCTCATCTTGACGGATATCCAGTCTCTAATTGCGTGTCAGTCAATGCAGAAAGCGGAGTGATTCATGCGGTGCGCTCGTTTGATTATGAGCAAATAAAACAGCTAGTTTTCGTCGTCAAAGCTCAGGATGGAGGCTCCCCTCCACTCAGTAGCAATGTGACTGTGAAAGTAATGATCCAGGACCAGAACGACAACCCTCCTCAGGTTCTGTACCCAGTCCAGACTGGTGGCTCTCTGGTGGCTGAGATGGTGCCTCGTTCAGCAGATGTGGGCTATCTGGTCACTAAAGTGGTGGCTGTTGATGTGGACTCTGGACAGAATGCCTGGCTCTCCTATAGACTGCAGAAAGCCACAGACAGGGCGCTGTTTGAAGTGGGCTTACAGAATGGAGAAATAAGAACTATCCGCCAAGTCACTGATAAAGatgctgtgaaacaaagactgactgTTATAGTGGAGGACAACGGGCAGCCCTCTCGTTCAGCTACAGTCATTGTTAACGTGGCGGTGGCGGACAGCTTCCCTGAAGTGCTGTCTGAGTTCACTGACTTTACACAAGACAAGGAGTACAATGACAACCTGACTTTCTACTTAGTGTTGGCTTTGGCTgtagtttccttcctcttcatcacgtgTTTAGTGGTTATTATATCAGTGAAGATCTACAGATGGAGACAGTCTCGCGTCATGTATCACTCCAATCTCCCTGTGATTCCGTATTATCCACCACGTTACTCAGACACTTTGGGGACAGGGACTCTCCAACACGTGTACAACTACGAGGTGTGCAGGACGACTGACTCCAGAAAGAGTGACTGTAAGTTCGGCGGAGCCGGTAGTCAGAACGTGCTGATAATGGACCCCAGTTCTACAGGGACGATGCAGCGGATACAGAGTGAAAGGAGCATCCTGGATGAACCAGACTCTCCTCTAGAGGTGAGGAACAATCCTTTACGTGTTTACTCCTTCAGACATGTCGTCTCTAA cttctcttcggagttccgtttaactcctcccccacccttcaGGACTCCCTGCCCCCACCCCTCGACACAGAGCCGTGCACGAGCGCTGCTGCTACTTAGCAACCAGGTAGCTACGCTGCCGCTGCCTCATTGA
- the LOC129089895 gene encoding protocadherin beta-11-like isoform X2 yields MVLILFCFFTVVAGQIRYSIPEEMKKGSLIGNVAQDLGLDLKRLRSGRARIVTGESIQYTELKTDKGILVVKERIDREQLCGDVTPCSFSFEIILENPMELNHITIEVLDVNDHPPVFKKSDIMLDISESANLGARFVLDSAEDPDVGVNGLQNYVLSPNDNFVLKQHVNPDGSKYAEMMLQKQLDREEVPTLSLKLIAIDGGNPQRSGTVNIDIKVLDVNDNAPVFNQSVYKATVTENAAKGTHIVTVNATDADSGSNGYITYSISNVRSNIADLLSIDQVSGLLSVSGPIDFEKDKKYELRIDAKDEGGLTDSSKVIIEVTDVNDNAPIISVMSFTSPVSEDSPAGTTIGIINVKDLDSGDNGKVNCRIEQNAPFKIKSNLRNYYTLVTDTVLDRETVSEYNITVVATDAGMPPLSTNRTFYLKVSDVNDNAPLFSQSVYDAFIAENNSPGVSILTVRAKDPDENQNARVSYILEDSHLDGYPVSNCVSVNAESGVIHAVRSFDYEQIKQLVFVVKAQDGGSPPLSSNVTVKVMIQDQNDNPPQVLYPVQTGGSLVAEMVPRSADVGYLVTKVVAVDVDSGQNAWLSYRLQKATDRALFEVGLQNGEIRTIRQVTDKDAVKQRLTVIVEDNGQPSRSATVIVNVAVADSFPEVLSEFTDFTQDKEYNDNLTFYLVLALAVVSFLFITCLVVIISVKIYRWRQSRVMYHSNLPVIPYYPPRYSDTLGTGTLQHVYNYEVCRTTDSRKSDCKFGGAGSQNVLIMDPSSTGTMQRIQSERSILDEPDSPLEVRNNPLRVYSFRHVFRLTPPPPFRTPCPHPSTQSRARALLLLSNQVATLPLPH; encoded by the exons ATGGTTCTCATATTGTTTTGCTTCTTTACCGTCGTAGCAGGGCAGATCCGCTACTCTATAccagaggagatgaagaagggCTCTCTAATCGGTAATGTAGCTCAGGACCTTGGTTTGGATCTGAAAAGGCTCCGTTCTGGTCGGGCCCGTATCGTCACCGGGGAGAGCATCCAGTACACCGAGCTGAAGACAGACAAAGGGATTCTAGTGGTGAAAGAGAGAATAGACCGAGAGCAGCTTTGTGGAGACGTAACGCCGTGTAGTTTCAGCTTTGaaatcattttagaaaatcCTATGGAGCTAAACCACATAACAATCGAAGTGTTAGATGTGAATGATCATCCTCCGGTGTTCAAGAAGTCAGATATTATGTTAGACATTAGCGAGTCGGCTAACCTTGGGGCGCGATTTGTACTGGACAGTGCAGAGGATCCTGACGTTGGTGTCAATGGCCTGCAGAATTATGTTTTATCTCCAAACGACAACTTCGTTTTAAAGCAGCATGTAAATCCGGATGGAAGTAAATATGCTGAGATGATGCTTCAGAAGCAATTAGACAGAGAAGAGGTCCCCACTCTTTCTTTAAAGCTTATTGCAATAGATGGTGGGAATCCACAGAGATCTGGCACCGTAAATATAGACATCAAGGTTTTAGATGTAAATGATAATGCGCCCGTTTTTAACCAGTCAGTATATAAAGCTACGGTGACAGAAAACGCAGCAAAGGGTACTCATATCGTTACTGTTAATGCTACTGATGCAGATAGTGGATCGAATGGTTACATCACATATTCAATTTCAAACGTAAGAAGCAATATAGCTGATTTGTTGTCAATAGATCAGGTATCTGGTCTATTGTCGGTTTCGGGCCCAATAGATTTtgaaaaggataaaaaatatGAACTCAGAATCGATGCAAAAGATGAGGGAGGTTTAACGGATTCAAGCAAAGTCATAATTGAAGTAACGGATGTAAATGACAACGCTCCTATCATAAGCGTTATGTCATTCACTAGTCCTGTGTCAGAAGACTCTCCTGCTGGTACAACTATTGGCATTATAAACGTAAAAGACCTCGATTCAGGTGATAACGGAAAAGTAAACTGTAGAATAGAACAAAATGCACCTTTCAAgattaaatctaatttaagaAATTACTATACTTTGGTAACAGACACTGTATTAGATCGAGAAACTGTTTCTGAATATAACATCACTGTTGTTGCGACGGATGCAGGAATGCCTCCTCTCTCGACGAACAGAACCTTTTATTTAAAGGTCTCTGATGTGAACGATAATGCTCCACTATTTTCACAAAGTGTTTATGATGCgtttattgcagaaaataactCGCCAGGGGTTTCTATTCTTACTGTTAGGGCTAAAGATCCTGATGAAAACCAAAACGCCCGCGTATCTTATATTCTGGAGGATTCTCATCTTGACGGATATCCAGTCTCTAATTGCGTGTCAGTCAATGCAGAAAGCGGAGTGATTCATGCGGTGCGCTCGTTTGATTATGAGCAAATAAAACAGCTAGTTTTCGTCGTCAAAGCTCAGGATGGAGGCTCCCCTCCACTCAGTAGCAATGTGACTGTGAAAGTAATGATCCAGGACCAGAACGACAACCCTCCTCAGGTTCTGTACCCAGTCCAGACTGGTGGCTCTCTGGTGGCTGAGATGGTGCCTCGTTCAGCAGATGTGGGCTATCTGGTCACTAAAGTGGTGGCTGTTGATGTGGACTCTGGACAGAATGCCTGGCTCTCCTATAGACTGCAGAAAGCCACAGACAGGGCGCTGTTTGAAGTGGGCTTACAGAATGGAGAAATAAGAACTATCCGCCAAGTCACTGATAAAGatgctgtgaaacaaagactgactgTTATAGTGGAGGACAACGGGCAGCCCTCTCGTTCAGCTACAGTCATTGTTAACGTGGCGGTGGCGGACAGCTTCCCTGAAGTGCTGTCTGAGTTCACTGACTTTACACAAGACAAGGAGTACAATGACAACCTGACTTTCTACTTAGTGTTGGCTTTGGCTgtagtttccttcctcttcatcacgtgTTTAGTGGTTATTATATCAGTGAAGATCTACAGATGGAGACAGTCTCGCGTCATGTATCACTCCAATCTCCCTGTGATTCCGTATTATCCACCACGTTACTCAGACACTTTGGGGACAGGGACTCTCCAACACGTGTACAACTACGAGGTGTGCAGGACGACTGACTCCAGAAAGAGTGACTGTAAGTTCGGCGGAGCCGGTAGTCAGAACGTGCTGATAATGGACCCCAGTTCTACAGGGACGATGCAGCGGATACAGAGTGAAAGGAGCATCCTGGATGAACCAGACTCTCCTCTAGAGGTGAGGAACAATCCTTTACGTGTTTACTCCTTCAGACATGTC ttccgtttaactcctcccccacccttcaGGACTCCCTGCCCCCACCCCTCGACACAGAGCCGTGCACGAGCGCTGCTGCTACTTAGCAACCAGGTAGCTACGCTGCCGCTGCCTCATTGA